The following proteins come from a genomic window of Eleginops maclovinus isolate JMC-PN-2008 ecotype Puerto Natales chromosome 8, JC_Emac_rtc_rv5, whole genome shotgun sequence:
- the LOC134868591 gene encoding heat shock protein beta-1-like isoform X2, protein MGEQNKALTRPIFRRDVNWEPFPNWTQPSRIFAQDFGLPPFLDPSDIDWIDWSKKRLASFSWPGYAQNPLLPPFSGQHPAAVNPKGPKQVTSGVTEIQTGQDSWKINLDVNHFSPEEITITTKEGYLQISGNHEEKQDDHGSVSRCFTRKYKLPQGVDLQHITSSLSGDGVLSIEAPAPGTSVSNPANEIVIPVQIKHKQEGDK, encoded by the exons ATGGGGGaacaaaataaagcattaaCCCGTCCCATTTTCCGCAGAGATGTAAACTGGGAACCCTTCCCAAACTGGACGCAGCCGAGCCGAATCTTTGCACAGGATTTTGGCCTCCCTCCTTTCCTGGACCCCAGTGATATAGACTGGATAGACTGGTCAAAGAAGAGGCTGGCTTCTTTCTCCTGGCCTGGGTATGCACAAAATCCCCTTCTGCCTCCATTCAGCGGTCAGCACCCTGCAGCGGTGAACCCAAAGGGTCCAAAACAGGTGACAAGCGGGGTGACAGAGATCCAGACAGGGCAGGACAGCTGGAAGATTAACCTGGACGTCAATCACTTCTCGCCAGAGGAGATTACAATCACAACGAAGGAGGGTTATTTGCAAATATCAG GAAATCATGAAGAAAAGCAGGATGATCATGGATCtgtttcaaggtgcttcacTCGGAAATACAA gttgccACAGGGGGTGGACTTGCAGCACATCACCTCTTCGCTGTCTGGTGATGGAGTCCTGTCCATAGAGGCCCCGGCCCCCGGGACATCCGTCAGCAACCCAGCCAATGAGATTGTCATACCTGTTCAGATCAAACACAAGCAGGAGGGTGACAAGTGA
- the LOC134868591 gene encoding heat shock protein beta-1-like isoform X1: MCVSRALQRPVQRFLQSCCSLSVEDENTAAHCIVPSSSIWTCSLGWNYRDVNWEPFPNWTQPSRIFAQDFGLPPFLDPSDIDWIDWSKKRLASFSWPGYAQNPLLPPFSGQHPAAVNPKGPKQVTSGVTEIQTGQDSWKINLDVNHFSPEEITITTKEGYLQISGNHEEKQDDHGSVSRCFTRKYKLPQGVDLQHITSSLSGDGVLSIEAPAPGTSVSNPANEIVIPVQIKHKQEGDK, encoded by the exons atgtgtgtgagtagAGCATTACAGAGGCCAGTGCAGCGTTTCCTTCAGTCCTGCTGCTCACTTTCTGTTGaggatgaaaacacagcagcccATTGTATAGTGCCCAGTTCCTCAATCTGGACTTGTTCGTTAGGGTGGAACTACAG AGATGTAAACTGGGAACCCTTCCCAAACTGGACGCAGCCGAGCCGAATCTTTGCACAGGATTTTGGCCTCCCTCCTTTCCTGGACCCCAGTGATATAGACTGGATAGACTGGTCAAAGAAGAGGCTGGCTTCTTTCTCCTGGCCTGGGTATGCACAAAATCCCCTTCTGCCTCCATTCAGCGGTCAGCACCCTGCAGCGGTGAACCCAAAGGGTCCAAAACAGGTGACAAGCGGGGTGACAGAGATCCAGACAGGGCAGGACAGCTGGAAGATTAACCTGGACGTCAATCACTTCTCGCCAGAGGAGATTACAATCACAACGAAGGAGGGTTATTTGCAAATATCAG GAAATCATGAAGAAAAGCAGGATGATCATGGATCtgtttcaaggtgcttcacTCGGAAATACAA gttgccACAGGGGGTGGACTTGCAGCACATCACCTCTTCGCTGTCTGGTGATGGAGTCCTGTCCATAGAGGCCCCGGCCCCCGGGACATCCGTCAGCAACCCAGCCAATGAGATTGTCATACCTGTTCAGATCAAACACAAGCAGGAGGGTGACAAGTGA